A window of Hippoglossus stenolepis isolate QCI-W04-F060 chromosome 16, HSTE1.2, whole genome shotgun sequence contains these coding sequences:
- the hook2 gene encoding protein Hook homolog 2 isoform X2, giving the protein MSLDKAELCDSLLTWLQTFHVPSCSSKYDLASGLAIAHVLHRIDPSWFNEAWLGRIKEESGANWRLKVSNLKKILKSMLEYYHDVLGHQVSEEHLPDVNLIGEMGDVTELGKLVQLVLGCAVSCEKKQEQIQQIMTLEESVQHVVMTAIQELLSKEASSEPGSPETYGDFDSQSRKYYFLSEEADEKGDLSQRCQHLQHQLSVSLEEKSVLQAETRVLKEKLHFRDSLDTSSTAITSKKLLLLQSQMEQLQDENYRLENSRDDMRVRGEILEREVVVLQLRNEELNSLAHEAQGLKDEMDILRHSSDRVNQLEALVETYKRKLEDLGDLRRQVRLLEERNTVYMQRTCELEEELRRANAVRNQLDIYKRQVHELHTKHSAEAMKAEKWQFEYKNLHDKYDAQLKEKERLISERDTLRETNDELRCAQVQQRGLSGAGGLCDSADPVGSLAAEIMPTELKETVVRLQSENKMLCVQEESYRQKLVEVQAELEEAQRSRNTLETQNRLNQQQISELRSQIEELQKALQEQDSKTEDSSLLKKKLEEHLEKLHEAHSDLQKKREVIDDLEPKVDNSMAKKIDELQEILRKKDQDMKQMEERYKRYVEKAKTVIKTMDPKQQPAAPGTQALKNQVTEKDRRIHHLEHDYEKTRSRHDQEEKLLISAWYNMGMALHQHVSGERLGQSHPAMSFLAQQRQATNARRGLTRHHPR; this is encoded by the exons ATGAGTCTGGATAAAGCGGAGCTGTGTGACTCTCTGCTAACCTGG CTGCAGACGTTTCATGTGCCATCGTGCAGCAGCAAGTACGACCTGGCAAGCGGACTGGCCATTGCTCATGTGCTGCACAGAAT AGACCCCTCCTGGTTTAATGAGGCGTGGCTCGGCAGGATCAAGGAGGAGAGCGGGGCCAACTGGCGCCTCAAG GTCAGCAACTTGAAAAAGATTCTCAAGAGCATGCTGGAGTATTATCATGAC GTTCTCGGTCATCAGGTGTCAGAGGAACACTTGCCAGATGTTAACCTCATCGGAGAGATGGGTGATGTCACCGAGCTGGGCAAGCTGGTGCAGCTTGTACTGGGCTGTGCCGTCAGCTGTGAGAAAAAACAAG AGCAAATTCAGCAGATAATGACCCTTGAGGAATCGGTCCAGCACGTTGTGATGACAGCCATTCAAGAG CTCTTATCGAAGGAAGCCTCCTCTGAACCAGGAAGCCCAGAGACCTACGGAGACTTTGACTCGCAG tccAGAAAGTATTATTTTCTGAGTGAGGAAGCAGACGAGAAGGGGGATCTGAGCCAACGCTGTCAACACCTGCAACATCAG TTGTCAGTGTCGCTGGAGGAGAAGTCGGTCCTTCAAGCGGAGACACGCGTCCTGAAAGAGAAGCTGCACTTCCGCGACTCTCTGGACACCTCGTCCACTGCCATCACCAgcaagaagctgctgctgctgcagagtcagaTGGAGCAGCTTCAGGATGAGAACTACAG ATTGGAGAACAGCAGAGATGACATGCGTGTGCGGGGAGAGATTCTGGAGCGGGAGGTGGTCGTCCTGCAGCTGCGTAACGAGGAGCTGAACAGCCTGGCGCACGAGGCCCAAGGCCTCAAAGACGAGATGGATATTCTCAG GCATTCGTCGGACCGGGTGAACCAGCTCGAAGCGCTGGTGGAGACGTacaagaggaagctggaggatcTGGGAGACCTGCGCAGACAGGTGCGCCTCCTGGAGGAGCGCAACACCGTGTACATGCAGCGCACCTgcgagctggaggaggagctccGCCGAGCGAACGCCGTCCGCAACCAGCTGGACATCTACAAGCGACAG GTTCATGAGCTTCACACCAAGCACTCCGCGGAGGCCATGAAAGCTGAGAAGTGGCAGTTTGAGTACAAGAACCTTCACGACAAGTATGACGCAcagctgaaagagaaagaa CGTCTGATCTCGGAGAGGGACACGCTCCGGGAGACGAACGACGAGCTGAGGTGTGCACAGGTCCAACAGAGGGGTCTCAGTGGAGCTG gaGGCCTGTGTGACAGTGCGGACCCAGTTGGAAGCCTCGCTGCAGAGATCATGCCGACTGAGCTCAA GGAGACGGTGGTGCgtctgcagagtgaaaacaagaTGCTGTGCGTCCAGGAGGAGTCGTACAGGCAGAAGCTGGTGGAGGTGCAGGCCgagctggaggaggctcagCGCAGCAGGAACACCCTGGAAACACagaacag GTTGAACCAGCAGCAGATCTCAGAGCTGCGTTCTCAGATCGAGGAGCTCCAGAAAGCGCTGCAGGAGCAGGACAGCAAGACTGAAGAT TCGTCCTTATTGAAGAAGAAGCTCGAGGAGCATTT AGAGAAGCTCCATGAAGCTCACTCAGACCTTCAAAAGAAACGAGAGGTCATCGACGACCTGGAGCCCAAAGTGGACAACAGCA TGGCGAAGAAGATCGATGAACTCCAGGAGATCCTGCGGAAGAAGGACCAGGACATGAAGCAGATGGAGGAGCGGTACAAACGCTACGTGGAGAAGGCGAAAACG GTGATCAAAACCATGGATCCCAAGCAGCAGCCGGCGGCTCCTGGCACCCAGGCTCTGAAGAACCAGGTGACGGAGAAGGATCGACGGATCCACCACCTGGAG CACGACTATGAAAAGACCAGATCCAGACACGACCAAGAGGAGAAACTCCTCATTAGCGCGTGGTACAACATG GGGATGGCGTTGCATCAGCACGTGTCCGGCGAGCGGCTGGGACAGTCCCACCCGGCCATGTCCTTCCTCGCCCAGCAGCGGCAGGCCACCAACGCCCGGAGAGGCCTGACACGACACCACCCGAGATAA
- the hook2 gene encoding protein Hook homolog 2 isoform X1 gives MSLDKAELCDSLLTWLQTFHVPSCSSKYDLASGLAIAHVLHRIDPSWFNEAWLGRIKEESGANWRLKVSNLKKILKSMLEYYHDVLGHQVSEEHLPDVNLIGEMGDVTELGKLVQLVLGCAVSCEKKQEQIQQIMTLEESVQHVVMTAIQELLSKEASSEPGSPETYGDFDSQSRKYYFLSEEADEKGDLSQRCQHLQHQLSVSLEEKSVLQAETRVLKEKLHFRDSLDTSSTAITSKKLLLLQSQMEQLQDENYRLENSRDDMRVRGEILEREVVVLQLRNEELNSLAHEAQGLKDEMDILRHSSDRVNQLEALVETYKRKLEDLGDLRRQVRLLEERNTVYMQRTCELEEELRRANAVRNQLDIYKRQVHELHTKHSAEAMKAEKWQFEYKNLHDKYDAQLKEKERLISERDTLRETNDELRCAQVQQRGLSGAGGLCDSADPVGSLAAEIMPTELKETVVRLQSENKMLCVQEESYRQKLVEVQAELEEAQRSRNTLETQNRLNQQQISELRSQIEELQKALQEQDSKTEDAISSLLKKKLEEHLEKLHEAHSDLQKKREVIDDLEPKVDNSMAKKIDELQEILRKKDQDMKQMEERYKRYVEKAKTVIKTMDPKQQPAAPGTQALKNQVTEKDRRIHHLEHDYEKTRSRHDQEEKLLISAWYNMGMALHQHVSGERLGQSHPAMSFLAQQRQATNARRGLTRHHPR, from the exons ATGAGTCTGGATAAAGCGGAGCTGTGTGACTCTCTGCTAACCTGG CTGCAGACGTTTCATGTGCCATCGTGCAGCAGCAAGTACGACCTGGCAAGCGGACTGGCCATTGCTCATGTGCTGCACAGAAT AGACCCCTCCTGGTTTAATGAGGCGTGGCTCGGCAGGATCAAGGAGGAGAGCGGGGCCAACTGGCGCCTCAAG GTCAGCAACTTGAAAAAGATTCTCAAGAGCATGCTGGAGTATTATCATGAC GTTCTCGGTCATCAGGTGTCAGAGGAACACTTGCCAGATGTTAACCTCATCGGAGAGATGGGTGATGTCACCGAGCTGGGCAAGCTGGTGCAGCTTGTACTGGGCTGTGCCGTCAGCTGTGAGAAAAAACAAG AGCAAATTCAGCAGATAATGACCCTTGAGGAATCGGTCCAGCACGTTGTGATGACAGCCATTCAAGAG CTCTTATCGAAGGAAGCCTCCTCTGAACCAGGAAGCCCAGAGACCTACGGAGACTTTGACTCGCAG tccAGAAAGTATTATTTTCTGAGTGAGGAAGCAGACGAGAAGGGGGATCTGAGCCAACGCTGTCAACACCTGCAACATCAG TTGTCAGTGTCGCTGGAGGAGAAGTCGGTCCTTCAAGCGGAGACACGCGTCCTGAAAGAGAAGCTGCACTTCCGCGACTCTCTGGACACCTCGTCCACTGCCATCACCAgcaagaagctgctgctgctgcagagtcagaTGGAGCAGCTTCAGGATGAGAACTACAG ATTGGAGAACAGCAGAGATGACATGCGTGTGCGGGGAGAGATTCTGGAGCGGGAGGTGGTCGTCCTGCAGCTGCGTAACGAGGAGCTGAACAGCCTGGCGCACGAGGCCCAAGGCCTCAAAGACGAGATGGATATTCTCAG GCATTCGTCGGACCGGGTGAACCAGCTCGAAGCGCTGGTGGAGACGTacaagaggaagctggaggatcTGGGAGACCTGCGCAGACAGGTGCGCCTCCTGGAGGAGCGCAACACCGTGTACATGCAGCGCACCTgcgagctggaggaggagctccGCCGAGCGAACGCCGTCCGCAACCAGCTGGACATCTACAAGCGACAG GTTCATGAGCTTCACACCAAGCACTCCGCGGAGGCCATGAAAGCTGAGAAGTGGCAGTTTGAGTACAAGAACCTTCACGACAAGTATGACGCAcagctgaaagagaaagaa CGTCTGATCTCGGAGAGGGACACGCTCCGGGAGACGAACGACGAGCTGAGGTGTGCACAGGTCCAACAGAGGGGTCTCAGTGGAGCTG gaGGCCTGTGTGACAGTGCGGACCCAGTTGGAAGCCTCGCTGCAGAGATCATGCCGACTGAGCTCAA GGAGACGGTGGTGCgtctgcagagtgaaaacaagaTGCTGTGCGTCCAGGAGGAGTCGTACAGGCAGAAGCTGGTGGAGGTGCAGGCCgagctggaggaggctcagCGCAGCAGGAACACCCTGGAAACACagaacag GTTGAACCAGCAGCAGATCTCAGAGCTGCGTTCTCAGATCGAGGAGCTCCAGAAAGCGCTGCAGGAGCAGGACAGCAAGACTGAAGAT GCCATC TCGTCCTTATTGAAGAAGAAGCTCGAGGAGCATTT AGAGAAGCTCCATGAAGCTCACTCAGACCTTCAAAAGAAACGAGAGGTCATCGACGACCTGGAGCCCAAAGTGGACAACAGCA TGGCGAAGAAGATCGATGAACTCCAGGAGATCCTGCGGAAGAAGGACCAGGACATGAAGCAGATGGAGGAGCGGTACAAACGCTACGTGGAGAAGGCGAAAACG GTGATCAAAACCATGGATCCCAAGCAGCAGCCGGCGGCTCCTGGCACCCAGGCTCTGAAGAACCAGGTGACGGAGAAGGATCGACGGATCCACCACCTGGAG CACGACTATGAAAAGACCAGATCCAGACACGACCAAGAGGAGAAACTCCTCATTAGCGCGTGGTACAACATG GGGATGGCGTTGCATCAGCACGTGTCCGGCGAGCGGCTGGGACAGTCCCACCCGGCCATGTCCTTCCTCGCCCAGCAGCGGCAGGCCACCAACGCCCGGAGAGGCCTGACACGACACCACCCGAGATAA